One genomic window of Azospirillum sp. TSH58 includes the following:
- a CDS encoding protein-glutamate O-methyltransferase CheR, giving the protein MSPAPSPSPAPASDAADRGAVPPATSGRREFPFERRHFDFIARMLYQLAGIALAPHKIEMVYSRLARRLRDLRLTDFDSYCALLESEEGANEVGFLVNALTTNLTSFFRESHHFDFLAKTAVPEMRTRHAGESSHPRLRIWSAGCSSGQEPYTIAMVLASSFGPELRRWDAKILATDIDTHMVDTARRGVYPADLANSIPAPLRDRYTRRQREDGEPMVAMDEELKRLITFKPLNLLEHWPMKGPFDAIFCRNVLIYFDRVGRTQVIGNFARMLEPGGYLFLGHSESLYGVSDRFRQTGPTIYRRL; this is encoded by the coding sequence ATGAGCCCGGCCCCCAGCCCTTCCCCTGCCCCGGCCTCGGACGCGGCCGACCGCGGCGCCGTTCCCCCGGCGACGTCGGGCCGGCGGGAGTTCCCGTTCGAGCGTCGGCACTTCGACTTCATCGCCCGCATGCTCTACCAGCTCGCCGGGATCGCGCTGGCCCCGCACAAGATCGAGATGGTCTATTCCCGCCTCGCCCGGCGGCTGCGCGACCTGCGCCTGACCGATTTCGACAGCTACTGCGCCCTGCTGGAGAGCGAGGAGGGGGCGAACGAGGTCGGCTTCCTGGTCAACGCCCTGACCACCAACCTGACCAGCTTCTTCCGCGAATCGCACCATTTCGACTTCCTGGCGAAGACGGCGGTGCCGGAGATGCGCACGCGCCATGCCGGGGAGTCCTCCCACCCGCGGCTGCGCATCTGGTCCGCCGGCTGCTCCTCCGGGCAGGAGCCCTACACCATCGCCATGGTCCTGGCCTCCAGCTTCGGGCCGGAGCTGCGGCGCTGGGACGCGAAGATCCTGGCGACCGACATCGACACCCACATGGTCGACACCGCCCGGCGCGGCGTCTATCCCGCCGATCTGGCGAACAGCATCCCCGCCCCCTTGCGCGACCGCTACACCCGGCGCCAGCGCGAGGACGGCGAGCCGATGGTGGCGATGGACGAGGAGCTGAAGCGGCTGATCACCTTCAAGCCGCTGAACCTGCTGGAGCATTGGCCCATGAAGGGGCCGTTCGACGCGATCTTCTGCCGCAACGTGCTGATCTATTTCGACCGCGTCGGGCGGACCCAGGTCATCGGCAACTTCGCCCGCATGCTGGAGCCCGGCGGCTACCTGTTCCTCGGCCATTCGGAGAGCCTGTACGGCGTGTCGGACCGCTTCCGCCAGACCGGCCCCACCATCTACCGGAGGCTGTGA
- a CDS encoding chemotaxis protein gives MTAFASRRAAEARQTGGYFHPQFRAHTMKVFLGHHLVSDRSDVMMVTTLGSCVAACVHDPATAIGGMNHFLLPEVPESEDAGTGAAARYGSVAMERLINDLLARGAQRGRLEVKLFGGARVIASSFDVGQRNAAFALDYVRREGLKLVGQDLGGASARRIHYFPHTGKAMRKMLRPEALSETANQELHFRSTLRHQPIEGDVELFGED, from the coding sequence ATGACCGCCTTCGCAAGCCGTCGCGCGGCCGAGGCCCGGCAGACCGGCGGCTACTTCCACCCGCAGTTCCGCGCCCACACGATGAAGGTCTTCCTGGGCCATCATCTGGTCAGCGACCGCTCGGACGTGATGATGGTGACGACGCTGGGCTCCTGCGTGGCCGCCTGCGTCCACGACCCGGCGACGGCGATCGGCGGCATGAACCATTTCCTGCTGCCCGAGGTCCCGGAGTCCGAGGACGCCGGCACCGGGGCCGCGGCCCGCTACGGCTCGGTCGCCATGGAACGGCTGATCAACGATCTGCTGGCGCGCGGCGCCCAGCGCGGCCGGCTGGAGGTCAAGCTGTTCGGCGGCGCCCGCGTCATCGCCTCCAGCTTCGACGTCGGCCAGCGCAACGCCGCCTTCGCGCTCGACTATGTGCGGCGGGAGGGGTTGAAGCTGGTCGGCCAGGATCTGGGCGGCGCGTCGGCCCGGCGCATCCACTACTTCCCGCACACCGGCAAGGCCATGCGCAAGATGCTGCGGCCCGAGGCCCTGTCGGAGACGGCGAACCAGGAACTGCATTTCCGCTCCACCCTGCGGCACCAGCCGATCGAGGGCGACGTGGAACTGTTCGGGGAGGACTGA
- a CDS encoding chemotaxis response regulator protein-glutamate methylesterase gives MTRSIRVVIVDDSSLMREMLKAIISEEPGIEVVGVARDPYEARDVIKRTNPDVVTLDVEMPRMDGLSFLEKIMTLRPTPVVMVSSLTQEGSEATIRALEIGAVDCVAKPDGSEGHGFEAMAHELVGKIRIAATARLSMRRPKPATSPLQTPRRAGSGTRFIAIGASTGGVERIRDVLAVMPADCPPIVITQHMGPSYVPSFAARLDRISPPSVEVATQGARLVQGKVYIAPGDRHLVIIRDAQGYSCHIQDGPAVSGHRPSVDVLFSSVAKAAGANAVGVILSGMGRDGASGMLAMRDAGAYTIGEQESSCVVYGMPRAAREAGAVAVELPLAQIPAEMLRAFDAIGEHRTRAN, from the coding sequence ATGACACGCTCCATCCGCGTCGTGATCGTGGACGACAGCAGCCTGATGCGGGAGATGCTGAAGGCCATCATCTCCGAGGAGCCCGGCATCGAGGTGGTCGGCGTCGCCCGCGACCCCTACGAGGCGCGCGACGTCATCAAGCGGACCAACCCGGACGTCGTCACGCTGGACGTCGAGATGCCGCGGATGGACGGACTGTCCTTCCTGGAGAAGATCATGACGCTGCGCCCGACGCCGGTCGTCATGGTGTCCTCGCTGACCCAGGAGGGGTCGGAAGCGACGATCCGCGCGCTGGAGATCGGCGCGGTGGACTGCGTGGCCAAGCCCGACGGCTCGGAGGGCCACGGCTTCGAGGCGATGGCCCACGAGCTGGTCGGCAAGATCCGCATCGCCGCCACCGCCCGCCTGTCGATGCGGCGGCCCAAGCCCGCGACCTCGCCCCTCCAGACGCCGCGCCGCGCCGGGTCGGGCACCCGCTTCATCGCCATCGGCGCCTCCACCGGCGGGGTGGAGCGCATCCGCGACGTGCTGGCGGTCATGCCCGCCGACTGCCCGCCCATCGTCATCACCCAGCACATGGGTCCCAGCTACGTCCCCAGCTTCGCCGCCCGGCTCGACCGCATCTCGCCGCCGTCGGTGGAGGTCGCCACCCAGGGCGCCCGGCTGGTCCAGGGCAAGGTCTACATCGCCCCCGGCGACCGGCATCTGGTGATCATCCGCGATGCCCAGGGCTATTCCTGCCACATCCAGGACGGGCCGGCGGTCAGCGGCCACCGCCCGTCGGTGGACGTGCTGTTCTCCTCCGTCGCCAAGGCGGCGGGGGCGAACGCGGTGGGGGTGATCCTGTCCGGCATGGGCCGCGACGGCGCGTCGGGCATGCTGGCGATGCGCGACGCGGGGGCCTATACCATCGGCGAACAGGAATCGAGCTGCGTCGTCTACGGCATGCCGCGCGCCGCCCGGGAAGCCGGGGCGGTCGCCGTCGAACTGCCGCTGGCGCAGATACCGGCCGAGATGCTGCGCGCGTTCGACGCCATCGGCGAACACCGCACGCGCGCGAACTGA
- a CDS encoding methyl-accepting chemotaxis protein — MSFYGRAPRLEAGPEPEKPDLPDDGAPVHSLPEIGDKIPVTGELLATWMGYADIQRRTLEAVQNELTRTSSTVEDATLDLSSRFRELAEKAMQQSERVEQIVGMAGSVSIDGERVPMDQLVTGMQQMIADMISNIVMLSRHAMSMVYLLDDVQKDVAELEKSIGDIDAINRQTNFLALNATIEASRAGEAGRTFAVVAQEVRHLSRSTGALADRMRSKVTAVVKGVRNGHDILRQIADTDMSPQMLAKERVDKTMDSLVDQTNHFQAVLETAANVSSDMSATISRMVTGMQFQDLTKQRLEAINDSLAIMAEGLNELENRTRVEMPASLGPQVPQEWLDELLGRFKLSEMRQRFVRRLLLEGTALDEHGVLDVDAGQDDSSGGDIELF; from the coding sequence ATGTCTTTCTACGGCCGCGCGCCCCGCCTGGAAGCCGGACCGGAACCGGAGAAGCCGGACCTTCCCGACGATGGCGCTCCCGTGCACAGCCTGCCCGAGATCGGCGACAAGATCCCGGTCACCGGCGAGCTTCTGGCGACCTGGATGGGCTACGCCGACATCCAGCGCCGCACGCTGGAGGCCGTGCAGAACGAGCTGACCCGCACCTCGTCCACGGTCGAGGACGCCACGCTCGACCTTTCCTCGCGCTTCCGCGAACTGGCCGAGAAGGCCATGCAGCAGTCGGAGCGGGTGGAGCAGATCGTCGGCATGGCCGGCTCCGTCTCCATCGACGGGGAGCGGGTGCCGATGGACCAGCTCGTCACCGGCATGCAGCAGATGATCGCGGACATGATCTCCAACATCGTCATGCTGTCGCGCCACGCCATGAGCATGGTCTATCTGCTGGACGACGTGCAGAAGGACGTGGCGGAGCTGGAGAAGTCGATCGGCGACATCGACGCCATCAACCGCCAGACCAACTTCCTGGCGCTGAACGCCACCATCGAGGCGAGCCGCGCCGGCGAGGCCGGCCGCACCTTCGCCGTGGTCGCGCAGGAGGTGCGCCACCTCTCCCGCTCCACCGGGGCGCTGGCCGACCGCATGCGCTCCAAGGTCACCGCGGTGGTCAAGGGGGTGCGCAACGGCCACGACATCCTGCGCCAGATCGCCGACACCGACATGTCCCCCCAGATGCTCGCCAAGGAGCGGGTGGACAAGACCATGGACAGTCTGGTCGACCAGACCAACCACTTCCAGGCGGTGCTGGAGACGGCGGCGAACGTGTCGTCGGACATGTCCGCCACCATCAGCCGCATGGTCACCGGGATGCAGTTCCAGGACCTGACCAAGCAGCGGCTGGAGGCCATCAACGACAGCCTCGCCATCATGGCGGAAGGGCTGAACGAGCTGGAAAACCGCACCCGCGTCGAAATGCCCGCTTCCTTGGGGCCGCAGGTTCCGCAGGAATGGCTCGACGAGCTGCTGGGCCGCTTCAAGCTGAGCGAGATGCGCCAGCGCTTCGTGCGCCGGCTGCTGCTGGAAGGAACGGCGCTGGACGAGCATGGCGTTCTTGACGTCGATGCCGGCCAGGACGACAGTTCCGGCGGCGACATCGAACTTTTCTGA
- a CDS encoding STAS domain-containing protein — translation MDYGIEDKEQETLVRLRGRLTFNDHAKLRALIREMLQNKAKRQVLDLSTLEFVDSAGIGMLLIAREEMANADKQLVLRSAAGQVKRVLTVAQLNKIVTIED, via the coding sequence ATGGACTACGGAATTGAGGACAAGGAGCAGGAGACCCTGGTTCGGTTGCGCGGTCGCCTGACCTTCAACGACCACGCCAAGCTGCGCGCCCTGATCCGGGAGATGCTGCAGAACAAGGCCAAACGTCAGGTGCTCGACCTCTCCACGCTGGAATTCGTCGATTCGGCGGGAATCGGCATGCTTCTGATCGCGCGGGAGGAAATGGCGAACGCGGACAAGCAGCTCGTCCTGCGCTCCGCCGCCGGGCAGGTCAAGCGCGTGCTGACGGTGGCCCAGCTCAACAAGATCGTCACGATCGAGGACTGA
- a CDS encoding ATP-binding protein, whose product MVPSPTRVAALQGLGVPADRLDRLSAALRLPPRRPGSPAGEEFGASVLLLVGDAAAVEAPEFWQRPYGAWIEVAGLSDAQIVEAARRAARSDLFACVTTVTANRLHLAGRILNGLAALHPMPEAQRDDMELALHEAISNAVVHGNLQVEGMKGLSVEALERFSHDLAARMADPAFADRRIEVAAWLESACAVVEVADEGTGFARPERIDYGASGRGLDLIAAIVEELQLLDGGRRIRMRFPL is encoded by the coding sequence TTGGTCCCTTCCCCCACCCGCGTCGCCGCCCTGCAAGGCCTGGGCGTGCCGGCCGACCGGCTGGACCGGCTGTCGGCGGCGCTTCGGCTTCCGCCCCGGCGGCCCGGCTCCCCGGCGGGGGAGGAGTTCGGCGCCTCCGTTCTGCTTCTGGTGGGCGACGCCGCCGCCGTCGAGGCGCCGGAGTTCTGGCAGAGGCCCTATGGCGCCTGGATCGAGGTCGCCGGCCTGTCCGACGCCCAGATCGTCGAGGCGGCGCGCCGCGCCGCCCGTTCCGACCTGTTCGCCTGCGTGACGACGGTGACCGCCAACCGCCTGCATCTGGCCGGGCGCATCCTGAACGGGCTGGCCGCCCTGCACCCGATGCCGGAGGCCCAGCGCGACGACATGGAACTGGCGCTGCACGAGGCGATCAGCAACGCGGTGGTCCACGGCAACCTTCAGGTCGAAGGCATGAAGGGGCTGAGCGTGGAGGCGCTGGAGCGCTTTTCCCACGATCTGGCGGCGCGCATGGCCGACCCCGCCTTCGCCGACCGCCGGATCGAGGTCGCCGCTTGGCTGGAAAGCGCCTGCGCGGTGGTGGAGGTCGCCGACGAGGGAACCGGCTTCGCCCGGCCGGAGCGCATCGACTACGGCGCCTCGGGCCGCGGGCTGGACCTGATCGCCGCCATCGTCGAGGAGCTTCAGCTGCTCGACGGCGGGCGCCGCATCCGCATGAGGTTTCCCCTCTGA
- a CDS encoding response regulator → MDDAIAACRILVVDDTDFNRTLIGALLGEAGFQNVAYAKDGFDALAQIAAEAPDLLILDIMMPGMDGFEVCRRLRADHAYADLPVLVQTALSSSDDRNRAFAAGTTDLISKPLDRTELVARVRIHLQNRVLIRDLQTYRARVEGELAMARSMYDHLLPSPALCAALSDSAGVTLRSHTALSSDLGGDLWGVLPLTGGRFGLFLLDMAGRGVSAALNAFRMHTLIHELAPHLGERPGAFLTELNERAVCLLELGQHATVIYGVVDGAAERFTYAAAAAAPPVLVPPDGAPLVFGEGSGQPVGVAVGARHEERDLPFPPDSALVLHSTAVLDTLGGRNGGLAALLGSAAVRNAMASGGEGGDAFAAVTAALAAAQGDVPQDDHTLVWIGRGGAR, encoded by the coding sequence ATGGACGACGCCATCGCCGCCTGCCGCATCCTGGTGGTGGATGACACCGACTTCAACCGCACACTGATCGGCGCCCTGCTCGGCGAAGCCGGATTCCAGAACGTCGCCTACGCCAAGGACGGCTTCGACGCGCTGGCCCAGATCGCCGCCGAGGCGCCGGACCTGCTGATCCTCGACATCATGATGCCGGGGATGGACGGGTTCGAGGTCTGCCGCCGCCTGCGCGCCGACCACGCCTACGCCGACCTGCCGGTGCTGGTGCAGACCGCCCTGTCCTCCAGCGACGACCGCAACCGCGCCTTCGCCGCCGGCACCACCGACCTGATCTCCAAGCCGCTGGACCGGACGGAGCTGGTCGCCCGCGTGCGCATCCATCTGCAGAACCGGGTGCTGATCCGCGACCTGCAGACCTACCGGGCGCGGGTCGAGGGGGAGCTGGCGATGGCCCGCTCCATGTACGACCATCTCCTGCCCTCCCCGGCGCTGTGCGCCGCGCTCTCGGACAGCGCGGGGGTGACGCTGCGGTCGCACACGGCGCTGTCCTCCGACCTCGGCGGCGACCTCTGGGGGGTGCTGCCGCTGACCGGCGGGCGGTTCGGGCTGTTCCTGCTGGACATGGCCGGACGCGGCGTGTCGGCGGCGCTGAACGCCTTCCGCATGCACACGCTGATCCACGAGCTGGCTCCCCATCTCGGCGAGCGGCCCGGCGCCTTCCTCACCGAACTGAACGAGCGGGCCGTCTGCCTGCTGGAGCTTGGGCAGCACGCCACGGTGATCTACGGCGTCGTGGACGGCGCGGCGGAGCGCTTCACCTACGCCGCCGCTGCGGCCGCCCCGCCGGTTCTGGTGCCGCCCGACGGCGCGCCGCTGGTCTTCGGCGAAGGGTCCGGCCAGCCGGTGGGCGTCGCCGTCGGCGCCCGCCACGAGGAACGCGACCTGCCCTTCCCGCCGGACTCGGCGCTGGTCCTGCACTCGACCGCCGTGCTGGACACGCTGGGCGGGCGCAACGGCGGCCTCGCCGCCCTGCTGGGGAGCGCCGCCGTCCGGAACGCCATGGCCAGCGGCGGCGAGGGTGGCGACGCCTTCGCGGCGGTGACCGCGGCGCTCGCCGCGGCCCAGGGCGACGTGCCGCAAGACGACCACACGCTGGTCTGGATCGGGCGCGGGGGTGCGCGATGA
- a CDS encoding PP2C family protein-serine/threonine phosphatase gives MNNLPEVPGLESARVLVVDDNRVNRHLLQALLERGGVTRIEMAEDGNDALARLDAFRPDLILLDLMMPNLDGFEMCRRLRAIPAWKDLPVLVQSSLNRAEDRAKAFAAGATDYVTKPINAVELLARVRIHLQNRALLHDLQCFRERTESELSLARKMQERLMPSPERLAEVEAAAAVGIAAHFAPSSELGGDFWDLRHDTVEPRQGQGQGQGQEQGRTMLYMVDFSGHGVGAALNTFRLHAICQQMDVSGLTPAEFLSTVNRRLCALLPNGQFATMLAGVVEPAENRFVYASAGSTRPMVWAPGDAAPLLGDSAGLPLGLLASAEYEERSLPLPPGGRLFLYSDGAIEIPVGGDVLDEPGLAALVAERMGETDGGRFLDGLLERLRAVGPIDDDLTALLLTRKG, from the coding sequence ATGAACAACCTGCCGGAGGTTCCGGGGCTGGAGTCGGCCCGCGTCCTGGTGGTGGACGACAACCGCGTGAACCGCCACCTGCTCCAGGCCCTGCTGGAACGCGGCGGCGTCACCCGCATCGAGATGGCGGAGGACGGCAACGACGCGCTGGCCCGGCTGGACGCCTTCCGGCCCGACCTGATCCTGCTCGACCTGATGATGCCGAACCTGGACGGGTTCGAGATGTGCCGGCGCCTGCGCGCGATCCCCGCCTGGAAGGATCTGCCGGTCCTCGTGCAATCCAGCCTGAACCGGGCGGAGGACCGCGCCAAGGCCTTCGCCGCCGGGGCCACCGACTATGTGACCAAGCCGATCAACGCGGTCGAGCTGCTGGCCCGCGTGCGCATCCATCTGCAGAACCGCGCGCTTCTCCACGACCTCCAGTGTTTCCGCGAGCGGACGGAGAGCGAGCTGTCGCTCGCCCGCAAGATGCAGGAGCGGCTGATGCCCTCGCCGGAGCGGCTGGCCGAGGTGGAGGCCGCGGCGGCGGTGGGCATCGCCGCCCATTTCGCCCCCTCGTCGGAGCTGGGCGGCGATTTCTGGGACCTGCGGCACGACACCGTCGAACCGCGCCAGGGGCAGGGGCAGGGGCAGGGACAGGAGCAGGGCCGGACCATGCTCTACATGGTCGATTTCTCCGGCCATGGCGTCGGCGCGGCGCTGAACACCTTCCGCCTGCACGCGATCTGCCAGCAGATGGACGTATCCGGCCTGACCCCGGCGGAGTTCCTGTCCACCGTCAACCGGCGGCTGTGCGCCCTGCTTCCCAACGGGCAGTTCGCCACCATGCTGGCCGGGGTGGTCGAGCCGGCGGAGAACCGCTTCGTCTACGCCTCCGCCGGATCGACGCGCCCGATGGTCTGGGCGCCGGGCGATGCCGCGCCGCTGCTGGGCGACAGCGCCGGCCTGCCGCTCGGCCTGCTCGCCTCGGCGGAATATGAGGAGCGCTCCCTCCCCCTGCCGCCCGGCGGGCGTCTGTTCCTCTATTCGGACGGCGCCATCGAGATCCCGGTCGGCGGCGACGTTCTGGACGAGCCGGGACTCGCCGCCCTGGTCGCCGAGCGGATGGGCGAGACGGACGGCGGCCGCTTCCTGGACGGGCTGCTGGAGCGCCTGCGCGCCGTCGGTCCGATCGACGACGACCTGACCGCCCTGCTGCTGACCCGCAAGGGCTGA
- a CDS encoding putative toxin-antitoxin system toxin component, PIN family, with the protein MTASPHHAAPPFRAVSVRVVLDTNILVGYALLGAEVPRRSLAIQRSVEAVRARGSAFVSDATLAELREVLMRPDFDRYRPAGERAAFLAAFAAEARRVEPAPVERLCRDPDDDMFLAVALAADADWLVTVDRQLLSVRQVGRTRILRPERFLDAIA; encoded by the coding sequence ATGACCGCAAGCCCCCACCACGCCGCCCCGCCATTCCGGGCCGTCTCCGTCCGGGTGGTTCTGGACACCAACATCCTCGTCGGCTACGCCCTGCTGGGCGCCGAGGTGCCCCGCCGCAGCCTGGCCATCCAGCGCAGCGTGGAGGCGGTGCGGGCGCGGGGATCCGCCTTCGTGTCCGACGCCACCCTGGCGGAGCTGCGCGAGGTGCTGATGCGCCCGGACTTCGACCGCTACCGCCCGGCGGGGGAGCGCGCCGCCTTCCTGGCCGCCTTCGCCGCCGAGGCCCGGCGGGTCGAGCCCGCCCCGGTGGAGCGGCTGTGCCGCGACCCCGACGACGACATGTTCCTGGCCGTGGCGCTGGCCGCCGACGCCGATTGGCTGGTGACGGTGGACCGGCAGCTTCTCTCGGTGCGCCAGGTGGGCCGCACCCGCATCCTGCGCCCCGAACGGTTCCTCGACGCGATCGCCTGA
- a CDS encoding DedA family protein — translation MTWLQDWGDAFYPLAFIWAFFEGETFVIFGGMGAHLGIINLYWLVAAVWIGSFMGDQCYFWIGRKWGAKALARFPAAEARASRVLYWLETYGVGFILAFRFLYGVRNIASVAVGTSRMPWRKFLFWNFIAAGIWAWSFAGAGYLFGEAAAAIGENGPKILLLIALGIGVTLFAVKSVMWVRRRYAASETQA, via the coding sequence ATGACCTGGCTCCAGGATTGGGGCGATGCCTTCTATCCCCTGGCCTTCATATGGGCCTTCTTCGAAGGCGAGACCTTCGTCATCTTCGGCGGGATGGGCGCGCATCTGGGGATCATCAACCTTTACTGGTTGGTCGCCGCCGTCTGGATCGGCAGCTTCATGGGCGACCAGTGTTATTTCTGGATCGGCCGCAAATGGGGCGCCAAGGCGCTGGCCCGCTTCCCGGCGGCGGAGGCCCGCGCGTCCCGCGTGCTGTACTGGCTGGAAACCTACGGCGTCGGCTTCATCCTGGCCTTCCGCTTCCTCTACGGGGTGCGCAACATCGCCTCGGTCGCCGTCGGCACCTCGCGCATGCCCTGGCGCAAATTCCTGTTCTGGAACTTCATCGCCGCCGGCATCTGGGCCTGGAGCTTCGCCGGGGCCGGCTATCTGTTCGGTGAGGCCGCCGCCGCCATCGGCGAGAACGGCCCGAAGATCCTCCTGCTCATCGCGCTGGGCATCGGCGTCACGCTCTTCGCGGTGAAGAGCGTGATGTGGGTCCGCCGCCGCTACGCCGCGTCCGAGACGCAGGCGTAA
- a CDS encoding PP2C family protein-serine/threonine phosphatase: protein MPISLAASRVLIVDDNEFNRKSLALMIRRAGLTQIEVAENGVEGLRKVESFRPDLVLLDVSMPVMDGLEMCRRLRERLTHEELPILFQTALDSDEEQVRCFEAGGSDFISKPIKPGECVARVRHQLEKRKLFTDLANFRGRVERELKHAKAMQLSLLPEPKELDAVAERYELVLDAHFETSSELGGDFWNVYPLDSHRVAFLMVDFAGHGITAAINTFRLHTLIDRFPMQHVPPSEWLAGLNRALKEVLPVGQFATAFFGILDLHTDTLTYASAGAPNPVVGIAGELRLLDSAGLVLGASRRAVYADRSLRLPRGSCLFLYSDALIECSGPDNEPIGQDGVPDLLRGAIAANRARPLGPLLERFYARTSLPLRDDLTAVWIARRA from the coding sequence ATGCCCATTTCCCTCGCCGCCAGCCGCGTCCTGATCGTCGACGACAACGAGTTCAACAGGAAGTCGCTGGCCCTGATGATCCGCCGCGCCGGATTGACCCAGATCGAGGTCGCCGAGAACGGGGTGGAGGGGCTGCGCAAGGTGGAGAGCTTCCGCCCCGATCTGGTGCTGCTGGACGTCAGCATGCCGGTGATGGACGGGCTGGAGATGTGCCGGCGCCTGCGCGAGCGGCTGACCCACGAGGAATTGCCGATCCTGTTCCAGACGGCGCTGGACAGCGACGAGGAGCAGGTCCGCTGCTTCGAGGCCGGGGGCAGCGATTTCATCTCCAAGCCGATCAAGCCCGGCGAGTGCGTCGCCCGCGTCCGCCACCAGCTCGAAAAGCGCAAGCTCTTCACCGACCTCGCCAATTTCCGCGGGCGGGTGGAGCGGGAGCTGAAGCACGCCAAGGCGATGCAGCTGTCCCTGCTGCCCGAGCCGAAGGAGCTGGACGCCGTCGCCGAGCGGTACGAGCTGGTGCTGGACGCCCATTTCGAAACCTCGTCGGAGCTGGGCGGCGATTTCTGGAACGTCTACCCGCTGGACAGCCACCGCGTCGCCTTCCTGATGGTCGATTTCGCCGGGCACGGCATCACCGCCGCCATCAACACCTTCCGCCTGCACACGCTGATCGACCGCTTTCCCATGCAGCATGTGCCGCCCTCGGAATGGCTGGCCGGGCTGAACCGGGCGCTGAAGGAGGTGCTGCCGGTCGGGCAGTTCGCCACCGCCTTCTTCGGCATCCTCGACCTGCACACCGACACGCTGACCTACGCCTCGGCCGGTGCGCCCAATCCGGTGGTGGGGATCGCCGGGGAGCTACGGCTGCTCGACTCGGCGGGGCTGGTGCTGGGCGCGTCGCGTCGCGCCGTCTACGCCGACCGCAGCCTGCGCCTGCCGCGCGGGAGTTGCCTGTTCCTTTACAGCGACGCGCTGATCGAATGCAGCGGCCCGGACAACGAACCGATCGGCCAGGACGGAGTGCCCGACCTGCTGCGCGGCGCCATCGCCGCCAACCGCGCCCGCCCGCTGGGACCGTTGCTGGAGCGCTTCTACGCCCGCACCAGCCTGCCGCTGCGCGACGACCTGACCGCCGTGTGGATCGCCCGCCGGGCGTGA
- a CDS encoding ATP-binding protein encodes MDGSPASAACPPSGPAGAVRPFSVVRDRVPADIAARVAARFGLGEASGNAFGEAGGDAVDGRAAAAVLLAQADRDILRGAFGLNRFLTVELTEREDGTGAIDADWLGAPPVERGFYLSLTTGTAYGLQCAVLVCDELTRRGVLTPERRGNIELCLHEAIANAIVHGNLGIPSATKEQPEGYRLFSRLLRERLGDGAVRQRRIDIFARWTADSLSIAVVDQGNGFDAAALPQDTDSGAHSGRGFVFMRALARRIHVTDGGRCTLLQFDL; translated from the coding sequence ATGGACGGCTCCCCCGCCTCCGCCGCCTGCCCGCCCTCCGGCCCGGCCGGCGCCGTGCGACCCTTCAGCGTGGTGCGGGACCGCGTGCCGGCGGACATCGCGGCGCGGGTCGCGGCGCGCTTCGGCCTGGGCGAGGCCAGCGGAAACGCTTTTGGAGAGGCCGGCGGAGACGCCGTCGACGGCCGGGCGGCGGCCGCGGTGCTGCTGGCCCAGGCCGACCGGGACATCCTGCGCGGCGCCTTCGGGCTCAACCGCTTCCTGACGGTGGAGCTGACGGAGCGGGAGGACGGCACCGGCGCCATCGACGCCGACTGGCTGGGCGCCCCGCCGGTGGAGCGGGGATTCTACCTGTCGCTGACCACCGGCACGGCCTATGGCCTGCAATGCGCGGTTCTGGTCTGCGACGAGCTGACCCGGCGCGGCGTGCTGACGCCGGAGCGGCGCGGCAACATCGAGCTGTGCCTGCACGAGGCCATCGCCAACGCCATCGTCCACGGCAATCTGGGCATTCCCAGCGCGACCAAGGAGCAGCCGGAGGGCTACCGTCTGTTCAGCCGGCTGCTGCGCGAACGGCTGGGCGACGGCGCCGTGCGGCAGCGGCGGATCGACATCTTCGCGCGCTGGACCGCCGACAGCCTGTCCATCGCGGTGGTGGACCAGGGCAACGGGTTCGACGCCGCCGCCCTGCCGCAGGACACCGACAGCGGCGCCCATTCGGGCCGCGGCTTCGTGTTCATGCGGGCGCTGGCCCGGCGCATCCACGTGACCGACGGCGGGCGCTGCACCCTGCTGCAGTTCGACCTGTGA
- a CDS encoding STAS domain-containing protein, with product MNFQVRRSSETIEVLLSGRLEFTDHDSLPDIVELLNGEGARRFVLDMDGLTFIDSAGIGMLLILQDESEQRNIKLVLRKLQGDVLRSIDLARIGEVVTIER from the coding sequence ATGAATTTCCAGGTGCGCCGTTCCTCCGAAACCATCGAGGTGCTGTTGAGCGGCCGGTTGGAGTTCACCGACCATGACAGCCTCCCCGACATCGTGGAGCTGCTGAACGGGGAGGGCGCGCGCCGCTTCGTCCTGGACATGGACGGGCTGACCTTCATCGACTCCGCGGGAATCGGCATGCTGCTGATCCTTCAGGACGAGTCGGAGCAGCGCAACATCAAGCTGGTCCTCCGCAAGCTGCAGGGGGATGTGCTGCGATCCATCGACCTCGCTCGGATCGGCGAAGTCGTCACCATCGAGCGGTGA